The Zygosaccharomyces rouxii strain CBS732 chromosome G complete sequence genome contains a region encoding:
- the PRP24 gene encoding U6 snRNP complex subunit PRP24 (similar to uniprot|P49960 Saccharomyces cerevisiae YMR268C PRP24 Splicing factor that reanneals U4 and U6 snRNPs during spliceosome recycling): MKHHLDEEDPDVSKKRNESYTRNRELTTVVAFNLPKSYNQGKVRRLFRDCGVISHIDVCESADKNYRLARVEFTRYDEALSALTKSHKQIGNNEIEVTMLENSTLWITNFPPRFNHREIRALFNSIGVTVLSVRLPSLRYNANRRFAYVDVSRTQEVEKALTLLNSKEVEGYTLVIKQSNPLEKTKRTDASVWERREILIRHLDSNKVTEDSLRQHYSKYGKIEHIKIPKKYGSDVVNTYAFISFSDQNAAHQALETNGTQFEGNEISVTLADRKAYLERQDVKKLLNKTHPKDSDHIVSLFPLSDKVNKIHIQQLLQERASINENDIRKIYLITDLHGSLIILKDQKIAAKCSLALNGISFQNSTIQCGTISDLRNSTKKPKNQEYKQQEGEGLFHLPEHQPTKKQLSNDDFRKMFLGK, translated from the coding sequence GCCTAAAAGTTACAATCAGGGTAAAGTTCGTAGGTTATTTAGGGATTGTGGTGTGATCTCACATATTGATGTCTGTGAATCCGCAGATAAGAATTACAGATTGGCAAGAGTTGAGTTTACCAGATATGATGAGGCTCTTTCGGCATTGACTAAATCCCATAAGCAAATCggtaataatgaaattgaagtaACGATGTTAGAAAATAGCACGTTATGGATAACCAATTTTCCTCCCAGGTTTAACCATCGAGAAATTAGAGCTTTGTTTAACTCAATTGGTGTTACAGTTTTAAGCGTACGATTGCCTTCCCTACGGTATAATGCCAATAGACGTTTCGCATACGTTGACGTTTCCAGAACacaagaagtggaaaaggCTCTAACGCTTTTGAACTCAAAAGAAGTTGAAGGGTATACTCTAGTTATTAAACAATCTAATCCTTTGGAAAAGACAAAACGTACTGACGCTAGTGTCTGGGAAAGAAGAGAGATTCTGATACGACATTTGGATTCCAATAAGGTAACAGAAGATAGCTTGAGACAACATTACTCGAAGTATGGAAAGATTGAACATATAAAAATTCCCAAGAAATACGGGTCTGACGTTGTGAACACATACGCATTCATATCCTTTAGTGATCAAAACGCGGCGCATCAGGCTTTAGAAACTAATGGGACACAATTTGAAGGTAATGAAATTAGTGTGACCTTGGCTGATAGGAAGGCATATTTGGAAAGGCAGGACGTTAAAAAATTACTCAACAAGACTCATCCAAAAGATAGTGATCATATAGTATCATTATTTCCCCTCAGCGACAAAGTGAACAAAATACATATTCAGCAATTATTGCAAGAGAGAGCATCTATAAATGAAAACGATATCAGGAAAATATACCTAATAACTGACCTACATGGAAGTTTAATCATCTTAAAAGATCAGAAGATCGCTGCAAAATGTTCGCTAGCACTAAATGGTATATCTTTCCAGAATTCAACAATACAATGTGGTACTATTTCTGATCTGCGTAATAGCACCAAGAAACCGAAGAATCAGGAGTATAAGCAACAAGAAGGCGAAGGATTGTTTCATTTGCCTGAACACCAGCCTACAAAAAAACAACTTTCAAACGACGATTTTCGTAAAATGTTTCTAGGGAAATAG